From Gouania willdenowi chromosome 18, fGouWil2.1, whole genome shotgun sequence, one genomic window encodes:
- the LOC114480111 gene encoding zinc finger protein 638-like — MTEESCGKPPKDTRFSLRVNQSVPASGPRVLASPQQGGLLRPPLQFGPLEQSVQAQLNAQFALSLINTQLPSPTALVINYINRLKVASTMSHLYNSYPTDQQSSARARYGHSSAQAQSDPQKTSHPNSGSDYRSAPSAHSPNIPSPFALPLPTFMAGQSRPAKEEEPRRSADLHSDRAREESLLPSRSYAINPLSQGHRKAVAESSDRSLNWLPTYKSTNEDNASKYYTPAASSIFSGGGESRTSAASSIFSGGGESRTSAASSIFIDGGESRTSAASSIFSGGGESRTSAASSIFSGGGESRTSAASSIFSGGGESRTSAASSIFSGGGESRTSAASSIFSGGGESRTSAASSIFPGGGESRKSAASSIFSGGCERKPHEQSIPGLGENEFPVRETGSAQPEFSRRKYTSELASNILQRFGLEKEDLEQLVSYREDQVTPQNLPFILRQIRQQKTKNPVSSVQAVPYPEPKPTTSVSDTDFRGHMKKVFPPDYKPRGILKTSKVIDYGHVSQLSAGPGEEVGMASGAHSDGSSTLLMDSSGREAKEMSMSSLISPHDQESSDSGLDSQLSFKLSSSSLSTKTPPKQFPSPPKQVPQTVSVPFTKPKTDTDSRILPGVSKSLSLKEPEPSQLKSSKPCLSDTPSPSVASGRLGVVVYDSLKDPRQPLKQVSKVPEPKQVSKVPEPKQVSKVPEPKQVSKVPEPKQVSKVPEPKQVSKVPEPKQVSKVPEPKQVSKVPEPKQVSKGPEPKQQQQQPPVKQEGKKQQPAAQRIPTPRVDTTSGVPVPAQMSDYVATTPGMYPHSCSLCDKECLSVKEWINHQNTKLHLENCKLLRKRFPEWDGELPTSLSGSGVDARSSTARPSRSRKKKRSSSSRSRSRSYSPQRYRGSGSRRDQEKSRHRSRSRSRSNSPRKSSRRTCRSRFRSRSQSPLYRSTASRYRSRSRSYERRSSRDDKRPSAKRSRSRERRSSEKLSARQMASGSAEALAQKLLGSSAIQTLSNKSNLEAVVKTLAPALLAEFTKMKTSPSLSSSSSASKKDPKTKTQTVSADDAASTVRLSGVLSSMSHSHLEETARLFGNPTSIVIIRKLKEAQVVFEKPEDAEKMRNAKSHKLMGIRVKSSGGASSESQTLSQERKKAPPKETRKSTTSSLPFKAQNVTAKPAKVPESGKQNRAGGSTMQSSAVKPFYTAAAKKSSGALMKPTVVNKPSQPAKGTTSAPKAPAADKKGSTASEKKAEQKGKEAAVKVEESPDKAENPTELSRSTVVRVLVKENPKKKKKAE; from the exons ATGACTGAGGAAAGCTGCGGAAAACCACCTAAAGACACACG cttttcatTGCGAGTGAATCAGAGTGTTCCTGCCTCTGGTCCACGTGTCCTGGCAAGCCCCCAGCAAGGAGGGCTCTTGCGGCCCCCCCTTCAGTTTGGACCGCTGGAACAGTCGGTGCAGGCTCAACTGAACGCTCAGTTTGCACTGTCGCTGATCAACACCCAGCTTCCCTCACCCACTGCGTTAGTCATCAATTACATCAACCGCTTGAAGGTAGCGAGCACCATGTCCCACCTTTACAACTCCTATCCCACTGACCAGCAAAGCTCTGCCCGTGCGCGATATGGACATTCCAGCGCACAGGCGCAAAGCGATCCTCAAAAGACATCCCATCCTAACTCCGGGTCAGACTACAGGTCGGCTCCATCTGCACATTCTCCTAACATCCCCTCGCCATTTGCTTTGCCGTTGCCCACCTTCATGGCTGGCCAGAGTCGGCCAGCCAAAGAGGAAGAACCGAGAAGATCAGCTGATTTACACAGTGACAGAGCCAGGGAGGAGTCGCTGCTTCCGTCTCGCTCCTATGCAATAAACCCACTTTCTCAAGGACACAGAAAAGCAGTAGCAGAGAGCTCTGATAGGTCCTTGAACTGGCTCCCGACCTACAAAAGCACCAATGAAGACAATGCTTCCAAGTATTATACACCAGCGGCGTCCTCCATCTTCAGTGGCGGTGGTGAAAGCAGGACATCAGCTGCGTCCTCCATCTTCAGTGGCGGTGGTGAAAGCAGGACATCAGCTGCGTCTTCCATCTTCATTGACGGTGGTGAAAGCAGGACATCAGCTGCGTCCTCCATCTTCAGTGGCGGTGGTGAAAGCAGGACATCAGCTGCATCCTCCATCTTCAGTGGTGGTGGTGAAAGCAGGACATCAGCTGCATCCTCCATCTTCAGTGGTGGTGGTGAAAGCAGGACATCAGCTGCATCCTCCATCTTCAGTGGCGGTGGTGAAAGCAGGACATCAGCTGCGTCCTCCATCTTCAGTGGCGGTGGTGAAAGCAGGACATCAGCTGCGTCCTCCATCTTCCCTGGAGGTGGTGAAAGCAGGAAATCAGCTGCGTCCTCCATCTTTAGTGGCGGTTGTGAAAGGAAGCCACATGAACAATCCATTCCAGGTTTGGGCGAGAACGAGTTTCCAGTGCGAGAGACGGGATCGGCACAGCCCGAGTTCAGTCGGCGCAAGTACACGTCAGAGTTGGCCAGCAACATTCTCCAGCGTTTTGGACTAGAAAAAGAGGACTTGGAGCAACTCGTTTCATACCGCGAAGACCAGGTCACGCCACAGAATCTGCCTTTCATCCTGCGTCAGATCCGTCAACAAAAGACCAAGAATCCTGTGAGCTCGGTTCAAGCCGTGCCTTACCCTGAACCCAAACCCACCACAAGCGTGAGTGACACAGACTTTAGGGGTCATATGAAAAAGGTGTTCCCCCCGGATTACAAGCCACGTGGTATCCTCAAAACCAGTAAAGTCATAGACTATGGACACGTCAGCCAGTTGTCTGCTGGGCCAGGAGAGGAGGTGGGAATGGCCAGTGGAGCACACAGTGATGGTAGTTCCACTCTGCTGATGGATAGCAGTGGTAGAGAGGCGAAAGAGATGAGTATGAGTTCGTTGATTTCCCCCCATGATCAGGAGAGTTCAGATTCTGGTCTTGACTCTCAATTAAGCTTCAAGCTAAGCTCTTCGTCTCTTTCTACCAAAACTCCACCCAAGCAGTTTCCGTCCCCACCAAAGCAGGTCCCACAGACGGTGAGCGTTCCCTTCACCAAACCCAAAACAGACACAGACTCCAGAATTCTGCCTGGAGTCTCCAAAAGCCTTTCTTTGAAAGAACCAGAGCCGAGTCAGCTGAAGTCATCCAAACCATGTTTATCTGACACTCCTAGCCCGAGTGTGGCATCAGGGCGGCTTGGCGTCGTGGTCTACGACAGTCTCAAAGATCCACGTCAACCACTGAAGCAGGTGTCAAAGGTTCCTGAACCGAAGCAGGTGTCAAAGGTTCCTGAACCGAAGCAGGTGTCAAAGGTTCCTGAACCGAAGCAGGTGTCAAAGGTTCCTGAACCGAAGCAGGTGTCAAAGGTTCCTGAACCGAAGCAGGTGTCAAAGGTTCCTGAACCGAAGCAGGTGTCAAAGGTTCCTGAACCGAAGCAGGTGTCAAAGGTTCCTGAACCGAAGCAGGTGTCAAAGGGTCCTGAAccgaagcagcagcagcaacagccgCCGGTAAAGCAGGAGGGGAAGAAGCAGCAGCCTGCAGCCCAGAGGATACCAACACCCCGAGTCGACACAACCAGCGGCGTTCCAGTTCCAGCCCAGATGTCCGATTATGTCGCAACCACACCAGGAATGTACCCACATAGCTGTTCTCTCTGTGATAAAGAGTGCTTGAGTGTGAAG GAATGGATTAACCACCAGAACACCAAACTTCACCTCGAGAACTGTAAACTCCTGCGGAAACG ATTTCCAGAATGGGATGGTGAACTTCCTACCTCATTAAG tggGTCAGGCGTAGATGCCAGATCTTCGACCGCTCGTCCCTCGCGGTCTCGTAAAAAAAAGCGAAGCAGCAGCTCTCGCTCCCGTTCGCGATCGTACAGCCCCCAGCGCTATCGCGGCTCTGGGAGTAGGAGGGACCAGGAGAAAAGTCGACACAGGAGCCGTTCACGCTCGCGTTCAAACAGCCCTCGCAAAAGCTCCAGGAGGACGTGCAG GTCCCGTTTCCGCTCCCGATCCCAGTCTCCTCTGTATCGCTCTACCGCCAGCCGTTATCGTTCTCGCTCAAGAAGCTACGAGAGACGATCTTCACGAGATGACAAACGGCCTTCAGCGAAAAGAAGCCGGAGCCGGGAGCGGCGCTCCTCTGAGAAATTGTCCGCTCGCCAAATGGCGTCGGGCAGTGCAGAAGCGCTGGCCCAGAAGCTGCTGGGATCATCAG CCATCCAGACTCTGTCCAACAAGTCGAACTTGGAGGCGGTGGTTAAAACTCTGGCTCCTGCTTTACTGGCTGAGTTCACCAAGATGAAAACATCACCATCATTATCCTCTTCCTCCAGCGCGTCAAAGAAGGATCCCAAGACCAAG ACTCAGACTGTTTCAGCAGATGATGCAGCGTCCACAGTCAGACTGTCTGGTGTTTTAAGTTCTATGTCACACTCTCATCTGGAGGAAACTGCTCGCTTGTTTGGGAACCCCACATCTATCGTTATAATCAGGAAACTGAAAGAG gcACAAGTGGTTTTTGAGAAACCAGAAGATGCTGAGAAAATGAGGAACGCAAAGAGTCACAAGCTTATGGGAATAAGGGTCAAGTCATCG GGCGGAGCATCGTCAGAATCACAAACTCTTTCACAAGAGCGAAAGAAAGCTCCTCCAAA AGAAACCCGAAAGTCCACAACGTCATCTTTGCCCTTCAAAGCCCAAAATGTCACAGCTAAGCCGGCGAAGGTTCCCGAATCTGGGAAGCAGAATCGAGCAGGCGGCTCCACCATGCAAAGCTCTGCAGTGAAGCCGTTCTACACTGCCGCTGCTAAGAAATCCTCGGGGGCTCTGATGAAGCCAACTGTGGTGAACAAACCGTCACAACCGGCCAAAGGTACCACGAGTGCCCCCAAAGCTCCAGCTGCTGACAAGAAAGGTAGCACGGCCTCAGAGAAGAAGGCTGAACAGAAGGGCAAGGAGGCAGCTGTGAAAGTGGAAGAATCTCCAGACAAAGCAGAGAACCCCACTGAGCTGTCGAGATCAACTGTGGTGAGAGTACTCGTGAAGGAGAAtcccaaaaagaagaaaaaagctgAGTGA
- the LOC114480145 gene encoding type I phosphatidylinositol 4,5-bisphosphate 4-phosphatase-B-like isoform X2, with protein sequence MEDSERSPLLSEQRDGFVAYGEAPPPYAEAYSPDSHGALVITCRVCQSPVSVEGKLHQHVVKCNVCKEATPIQNPPQGKKYIRCSCNCLLICKDSSQRISCPRPLCKRVIDLRPLHCDRESPQQQQQHQYQPIGVHVVCGHCRQTFLWSEISDRTLARCPHCRKVSSTSRRYPRRRSLLCFLLFIVLVALTAGLLAGTWSPAQRLKGIYVVWLVAIVVTLVILARAVYWRCLKISPPVTSRV encoded by the exons ATGGAGGACAGTGAACGGTCTCCGCTGTTGTCTGAGCAACGCGATG GCTTCGTGGCGTATGGCGAGGCTCCGCCCCCCTACGCTGAGGCGTACAGCCCGGACAGCCACGGTGCTCTGGTCATCACCTGCAGAGTGTGTCAGAGCCCCGTCTCTGTGGAGGGGAAGCTCCACCAGCACGTGGTGAAGTGCAACGTGTGTAAGGAAGCCACG CCCATTCAGAACCCGCCGCAGGGGAAGAAGTACATACGCTGCTCCTGTAACTGTCTGTTGATCTGTAAGGACAGCTCGCAGAGGATCTCCTGCCCCAGACCCTTATG TAAACGCGTCATCGACCTGAGGCCACTCCACTGTGACAGAGAGAgtcctcagcagcagcagcagcatcagtaTCAGCCAATCGGTGTCCACGTCGTCTGTGGACACTGCAGACAAACGTTTCTG TGGAGCGAGATCTCAGACAGGACTTTGGCTCGATGTCCACACTGTCGAAAAGT CTCCTCCACCAGTCGCCGCTATCCCAGGAGGCGGAGCCTGTTGTGTTTCCTGCTGTTTATCGTCCTCGTTGCTCTCACCGCAGGACTGTTG GCGGGTACCTGGTCCCCTGCTCAGCGTCTCAAAGGCATCTACGTGGTGTGGCTGGTGGCCATTGTGGTGACGTTGGTGATCCTGGCTCGGGCTGTGTACTGGAGGTGTCTGAAGATCAGCCCCCCCGTTACCAGCAGGGTGTGA
- the LOC114480145 gene encoding type I phosphatidylinositol 4,5-bisphosphate 4-phosphatase-B-like isoform X1, giving the protein MEDSERSPLLSEQRDGNNGVNPPNQQYGFVAYGEAPPPYAEAYSPDSHGALVITCRVCQSPVSVEGKLHQHVVKCNVCKEATPIQNPPQGKKYIRCSCNCLLICKDSSQRISCPRPLCKRVIDLRPLHCDRESPQQQQQHQYQPIGVHVVCGHCRQTFLWSEISDRTLARCPHCRKVSSTSRRYPRRRSLLCFLLFIVLVALTAGLLAGTWSPAQRLKGIYVVWLVAIVVTLVILARAVYWRCLKISPPVTSRV; this is encoded by the exons ATGGAGGACAGTGAACGGTCTCCGCTGTTGTCTGAGCAACGCGATGGTAACAACGGCGTTAATCCACCCAACCAGCAATACG GCTTCGTGGCGTATGGCGAGGCTCCGCCCCCCTACGCTGAGGCGTACAGCCCGGACAGCCACGGTGCTCTGGTCATCACCTGCAGAGTGTGTCAGAGCCCCGTCTCTGTGGAGGGGAAGCTCCACCAGCACGTGGTGAAGTGCAACGTGTGTAAGGAAGCCACG CCCATTCAGAACCCGCCGCAGGGGAAGAAGTACATACGCTGCTCCTGTAACTGTCTGTTGATCTGTAAGGACAGCTCGCAGAGGATCTCCTGCCCCAGACCCTTATG TAAACGCGTCATCGACCTGAGGCCACTCCACTGTGACAGAGAGAgtcctcagcagcagcagcagcatcagtaTCAGCCAATCGGTGTCCACGTCGTCTGTGGACACTGCAGACAAACGTTTCTG TGGAGCGAGATCTCAGACAGGACTTTGGCTCGATGTCCACACTGTCGAAAAGT CTCCTCCACCAGTCGCCGCTATCCCAGGAGGCGGAGCCTGTTGTGTTTCCTGCTGTTTATCGTCCTCGTTGCTCTCACCGCAGGACTGTTG GCGGGTACCTGGTCCCCTGCTCAGCGTCTCAAAGGCATCTACGTGGTGTGGCTGGTGGCCATTGTGGTGACGTTGGTGATCCTGGCTCGGGCTGTGTACTGGAGGTGTCTGAAGATCAGCCCCCCCGTTACCAGCAGGGTGTGA